A single region of the Ptychodera flava strain L36383 chromosome 9, AS_Pfla_20210202, whole genome shotgun sequence genome encodes:
- the LOC139140165 gene encoding resistin-like gamma has product MRNTLALSFVLVVVLSALPGLFGASLQCINQGIDGVASPNYATCPSGYTVTGCSCGMACGSYSIENVSGGRTRCFCHLGCNGGRNIDWTLARCCKVSY; this is encoded by the exons ATGAGGAACACTCTTGCGCTAAGCTTTGTTCTGGTCGTTGTACTGTCGGCTCTTCCTGGTCTGTTCG GGGCAAGTTTGCAATGCATTAATCAAGGAATTGATGGAGTCGCCTCACCCAACTATGCAACATGCCCGTCTG GCTACACGGTGACAGGCTGCAGCTGTGGCATGGCGTGTGGTTCGTACAGCATCGAGAACGTGTCCGGTGGACGTACACGATGTTTCTGTCATCTTGGCTGCAATGGTGGCCGAAATATCGACTGGACCCTGGCTCGATGCTGCAAAGTGtcttattga